A window of the Dunckerocampus dactyliophorus isolate RoL2022-P2 chromosome 21, RoL_Ddac_1.1, whole genome shotgun sequence genome harbors these coding sequences:
- the LOC129174186 gene encoding MORN repeat-containing protein 3-like, which produces MSITSPMFQCSIYVLARSFTKVTPGMPFLKKARQIPGRFTVIDNKAKKSGLRGTVFSVNGDNYTGEWLDNKKHGWGTQEWKMSGALYNGEWKFGKHEGHGIYSVLLPDTKTYVTQYCGEWKNGMKHGHGSFFYATAVYEGEWSEDNRSGWGRLTYKTGDVYEGEWLGDKEHGMGVLQFDNGNWYEGSWKNGKKSGHGKFYYADKGLIYEGLWVEGDAKCGTLSDFGREEAPYPPKYPIPEITLVDMRTVLTDAESVYLDQT; this is translated from the exons ATGTCAATTACTTCTCCGATGTTCCAATGTTCTATTTATGTCCTAGCTAGGTCTTTCACTAAGGTGACCCCAGGGATGCCATTCCTGAAAAAAGCTCGACAGATTCCAGGCCGTTTCACAGTGATAGATAATAAAGCAAAGAAATCGGGGCTGCGTGGAACAGTATTCTCAGTCAATGGCGATAACTATACTGGAGAGTGGCTGGACAACAAGAAACATG GCTGGGGAACCCAGGAGTGGAAGATGTCTGGTGCCCTTTACAATGGCGAGTGGAAGTTTGGGAAACATGAGGGACATGGCATCTATAGTGTACTTCTACCGGACACAAAGACGTACGTGACGCAGTACTGTGGCGAGTGGAAAAATGGAATGAAGCAC GGACATGGTTCATTCTTTTATGCGACTGCAGTTTATGAGGGGGAGTGGAGTGAAGACAATCGTAGCGGTTGGGGGAGACTGACCTATAAGACTGGCGATGTCTACGAGGGCGAGTGGCTGGGGGACAAGGAGCACGGAATGGGCGTCCTGCAGTTTG ATAATGGCAACTGGTATGAAGGATCTTGGAAGAACGGCAAGAAAAGCGGTCATGGAAAGTTCTACTATGCTGACAAAGGTCTGATTTATGAAGGCCTTTGGGTGGAGGGAGATGCAAAATGTGGCACTCTGTCTGATTTTGGGAGAGAAGAAGCACCATACCCACCCAAGTATCCAATTCCAGAG ATCACACTAGTGGACATGCGAACGGTTTTAACAGACGCCGAGTCAGTATACCTGGATCAGACATGA